From a single Gimesia fumaroli genomic region:
- a CDS encoding alpha-E domain-containing protein produces MLSRVASSVYWLSRYVERAENVARFIDVNYNLTLGETDTLGNQWAPLIFTTGDQAIYEERYESFTRENVLKFLLFDEKNPNSILSCASFARENARTIREIIPSVVWEQLNQFFFMVRSAASLDATLDQPQEFCERVRLASHMLVGATDATMSHGEAWHFSRVGRMIERADKTSRIVDVQYYILLPDAHDVGSALDVVRWSALLQSASALAMYRRQYGKILPDHVADFLILDSRFPRSMHFCLAKAQQSLRSITGSTAGTFSNLTEQRIGLLCSNMDYTSVENIIQQGLHQYIDGFQKQLNLVGEAIQDDFFTSKQSPQTQTQTRQTASQTQTS; encoded by the coding sequence ATGCTTAGTCGAGTCGCGAGTTCTGTTTACTGGTTGAGTCGCTACGTTGAGCGCGCCGAGAACGTCGCACGCTTTATCGACGTCAACTATAATCTGACGCTGGGAGAGACTGACACACTCGGCAATCAGTGGGCACCATTGATCTTTACAACCGGTGATCAAGCCATCTATGAAGAACGATATGAGTCTTTCACCCGCGAGAATGTCTTAAAATTCCTTTTGTTTGACGAAAAAAATCCGAATTCCATTCTTTCCTGCGCCTCATTTGCACGAGAAAATGCCCGCACCATCCGTGAAATTATTCCTTCGGTGGTCTGGGAACAGTTGAATCAATTCTTTTTCATGGTCCGCTCAGCAGCCAGTCTCGATGCGACACTGGACCAACCACAAGAATTTTGTGAACGTGTGCGACTGGCTAGTCATATGCTGGTTGGTGCAACTGACGCCACCATGTCTCATGGTGAAGCGTGGCATTTTTCACGCGTTGGACGAATGATCGAACGAGCCGATAAAACATCGCGTATCGTCGACGTACAATACTACATTTTACTCCCTGACGCACACGATGTGGGTTCCGCACTTGATGTTGTCCGCTGGTCAGCACTATTGCAATCAGCCAGTGCCCTGGCCATGTACCGACGCCAATATGGTAAGATTCTGCCTGACCACGTCGCCGACTTCTTAATCCTCGACAGTCGATTTCCCCGGTCGATGCACTTTTGCCTGGCAAAAGCACAGCAGTCATTAAGAAGTATCACGGGAAGTACGGCAGGGACGTTTAGCAATCTGACCGAACAACGCATCGGGCTATTATGCTCGAATATGGATTACACCAGCGTCGAAAATATCATCCAGCAAGGGCTACACCAATATATCGACGGTTTTCAGAAGCAGTTGAATCTCGTTGGGGAAGCCATTCAAGATGACTTTTTCACATCAAAGCAGTCTCCTCAGACCCAGACACAAACTCGTCAGACTGCCAGCCAGACCCAGACAAGTTAA
- a CDS encoding circularly permuted type 2 ATP-grasp protein: protein MSTPPLSVNNIFQGYSPPGGVFDEFMMDATQPRPHSKLFLDAVVQIGREEFEHRWQQAQNTVQANDFAYSGYVTPEDKPRPWELDAIPFLISTEEWNSVSTAIEQRARLLNLVLKDLYGKQTLLKEGILPPELVFSHPGFLRAYQREELPDDRFLHFYAADLARSPNGEWWVLADRTEAASGIGFALENRILTSRMFPDLFQQYHVERLAPFFIAAQETLRSLAPQRQENPRVVLLSHGPTSPNYFEDAYLARYLGYTLVEGGDLAVRKKQVMLKTLGGLIPVDVIFRRQNSSDCDALELDASSNLGVAGLTQAARSGQVGIANALGSGLLESAAFMAFMPRLSQSLLKKELLMPGVASWWCGLPDQLSYVLKNLEKLIIQPAFRIRGKDTPSLESLNAMSPKKLTELIKANPKQYAAQEKVMRSSVPVWRGKIQPAHLALRAYAVASGDSYTVMRGALARTSSALDPLEVSIRKGEGSKDAWVLSNSPVEHVTLLKEQGRTIKLRRSGSELPSRAADNIFWLGRQLERAEALARLLRAAVNRMSGETRSTSDVELPVLLRCLADQGQIEPGYAIDKMRNQMPPIEHVLPTSVFDKTQSASLRSVIGELFRLGSIVRDRISLDTWRIIRRIDKGFLPERFGVTNLADVLTKTDDLITELSAFSGIVMESMTRTQAFRFLELGRRVERSFQIISLVKNCFIPMPEAQGPVFETVLEVADSLMTYRSRYLANLQLAAVLDLLLTDETNPRSLVFQFMQLSKHVERLPRNHEQPGYTAEQRLAMTLLHSVRMLDIQEAAEAHSLGDYEPLERLIETWEFQLPKLSEAISHRYLVHAVPSHQLSDISPQ from the coding sequence GTGTCGACACCTCCGCTATCCGTGAATAATATCTTTCAAGGCTACTCTCCTCCCGGAGGTGTCTTTGATGAATTCATGATGGATGCCACTCAGCCGCGTCCCCATTCGAAGTTATTTCTAGACGCCGTCGTGCAAATCGGCCGGGAAGAATTCGAACATCGCTGGCAGCAGGCACAAAACACAGTGCAAGCCAATGATTTTGCCTATAGTGGCTATGTCACTCCGGAAGATAAACCACGCCCGTGGGAACTGGATGCGATCCCCTTTTTGATCTCAACTGAAGAGTGGAATTCCGTTTCAACGGCGATTGAACAACGTGCCCGGTTACTGAATCTGGTTCTGAAAGACCTGTATGGGAAACAAACCTTATTGAAGGAGGGGATCTTACCGCCGGAATTAGTTTTCTCTCATCCCGGATTTCTGCGTGCCTATCAGCGAGAAGAACTGCCAGACGATCGCTTTCTCCATTTTTATGCAGCAGATCTGGCACGTTCTCCTAACGGGGAATGGTGGGTTCTGGCGGATCGAACGGAAGCAGCATCCGGAATCGGCTTCGCTTTAGAAAATCGCATTTTGACTTCGCGTATGTTTCCGGATCTATTTCAACAATATCATGTTGAACGACTGGCGCCATTTTTTATCGCAGCGCAGGAAACTCTACGTAGCCTGGCGCCCCAGAGACAGGAAAACCCGCGGGTCGTGCTGCTGAGTCACGGTCCAACGAGTCCAAATTACTTTGAAGATGCTTATCTGGCACGCTATCTGGGTTACACACTCGTTGAAGGTGGAGACCTCGCTGTCCGCAAAAAACAAGTGATGCTCAAAACCCTCGGTGGTCTGATTCCGGTAGACGTCATCTTCAGACGACAAAACAGCAGTGATTGCGACGCGCTGGAACTGGACGCGTCTTCCAACCTGGGAGTCGCCGGACTCACCCAGGCAGCCCGATCGGGACAAGTGGGAATCGCGAACGCATTGGGAAGCGGCTTACTTGAATCTGCAGCATTCATGGCCTTTATGCCACGCTTATCACAATCACTTTTGAAAAAAGAATTACTGATGCCTGGCGTGGCCTCGTGGTGGTGCGGTCTGCCGGATCAGTTGAGTTATGTACTCAAAAATCTTGAGAAACTGATAATTCAACCTGCATTTCGTATTCGTGGCAAAGACACTCCTTCACTTGAATCATTGAATGCGATGTCACCGAAAAAACTGACGGAATTGATCAAGGCCAATCCCAAACAATACGCTGCACAGGAAAAAGTGATGCGATCCAGCGTGCCGGTCTGGCGCGGAAAAATTCAGCCTGCACACCTGGCGCTGCGTGCCTATGCGGTTGCCAGCGGCGACTCCTATACGGTCATGCGAGGCGCACTGGCAAGAACATCTTCTGCACTTGATCCACTGGAAGTCTCAATTCGCAAAGGAGAAGGCAGTAAAGACGCCTGGGTATTATCAAACAGTCCCGTCGAACATGTGACACTGCTGAAAGAACAGGGGCGCACGATCAAATTACGTCGAAGCGGCTCCGAACTTCCCAGTCGTGCTGCGGATAATATTTTTTGGCTAGGACGTCAGCTGGAACGTGCTGAAGCACTGGCCCGGTTATTGCGTGCTGCAGTCAACCGAATGAGTGGCGAAACCCGCTCTACGAGCGATGTTGAGTTGCCAGTATTACTGCGGTGTCTGGCCGATCAAGGCCAGATCGAGCCAGGTTATGCCATCGATAAAATGCGCAACCAGATGCCGCCCATAGAGCATGTCTTGCCGACATCCGTATTCGACAAAACGCAATCCGCGTCGCTGCGTTCTGTGATTGGTGAACTTTTCCGATTGGGTTCAATCGTACGAGACCGGATTTCCCTTGATACCTGGCGGATCATCCGCCGCATCGACAAAGGCTTTCTTCCCGAACGATTCGGCGTCACCAATCTGGCAGATGTTTTGACAAAAACCGATGACCTGATTACCGAATTGTCCGCGTTTAGCGGTATCGTCATGGAAAGCATGACACGGACCCAGGCCTTTCGATTTCTCGAACTGGGTCGCCGGGTAGAGCGTTCATTCCAGATTATCAGCCTCGTCAAAAACTGCTTTATCCCGATGCCCGAAGCACAGGGACCAGTTTTCGAAACCGTTCTGGAAGTCGCTGACAGCTTGATGACCTACCGCTCTCGCTATCTGGCCAATCTGCAATTAGCGGCGGTCCTCGATCTTTTATTAACTGATGAAACCAACCCGCGTTCTCTGGTGTTCCAGTTCATGCAGCTTTCCAAACATGTGGAACGGCTGCCACGCAATCATGAACAACCGGGTTATACGGCTGAACAAAGACTGGCCATGACGTTGCTGCATTCAGTTCGAATGTTAGATATCCAGGAGGCAGCGGAAGCACATAGTCTGGGAGATTATGAACCACTCGAACGTCTGATTGAAACCTGGGAGTTTCAGCTACCGAAGCTTTCAGAAGCGATTTCACACCGGTATCTCGTGCATGCTGTTCCTTCTCACCAACTCTCAGACATCAGCCCGCAATGA
- a CDS encoding DUF1559 domain-containing protein codes for MKYQSHPKRGFTLIELLVVIAIIAILIALLLPAVQQAREAARRSTCKNNMKQLGLALHNYNDNFTVLPIGSQTGSFPNWRVGVLPYLDQANVYNQLTRANGYWAHSGFPGNTVLYSVRLPVYKCPSNPYGMTNTSDFNYSASNADSSLQSMIIDYVGISGATPDPAGRTNVCTGDILASSSSNCNTGMLIPYESKRFRDCTDGTTNTIILAEQSGQVSGTQKSANALGAWHGWANSSLTSWNARTPLPLSAGGFWYAAGTTTVRYPPNAYWKSTAPSPGNSRYSANTIINSHHVGGVHAVLTDGSVRFISENIDMDTLRQLCVRDDGKVIGEY; via the coding sequence ATGAAATACCAATCTCACCCCAAACGAGGCTTCACCTTAATTGAGTTACTCGTCGTGATTGCGATCATTGCAATTCTGATTGCACTCTTACTGCCAGCAGTTCAACAGGCGCGTGAAGCGGCCCGCCGCTCAACCTGTAAAAACAATATGAAACAACTCGGTCTGGCACTGCACAATTACAACGATAATTTCACCGTCTTACCGATCGGTTCACAAACCGGCTCTTTCCCCAACTGGCGCGTCGGCGTTCTGCCTTACCTGGATCAGGCAAATGTCTATAACCAGTTAACCAGAGCCAACGGCTATTGGGCGCATTCAGGATTTCCGGGAAACACAGTTCTATATTCGGTTCGTCTCCCCGTCTATAAGTGTCCTTCCAATCCCTATGGCATGACCAACACGTCCGATTTTAATTACTCTGCCAGCAATGCGGACTCCAGCCTGCAAAGTATGATCATTGACTATGTTGGTATCTCGGGAGCAACACCGGACCCGGCAGGTCGAACGAATGTCTGTACGGGAGATATTCTGGCAAGCAGTTCCAGTAACTGTAATACGGGAATGCTGATTCCCTATGAAAGCAAGCGATTTCGCGATTGTACAGACGGAACCACGAATACCATCATCCTTGCAGAACAGTCAGGACAAGTGAGTGGCACTCAGAAAAGTGCGAATGCTCTGGGTGCCTGGCACGGCTGGGCTAATTCGAGTCTGACTTCCTGGAATGCACGGACTCCGCTTCCACTTAGTGCAGGTGGCTTCTGGTATGCCGCTGGTACCACAACGGTTCGCTATCCTCCGAATGCGTATTGGAAATCGACCGCCCCCTCACCGGGAAACAGTCGTTATTCAGCCAACACCATCATTAACTCGCATCATGTCGGGGGCGTACATGCTGTCTTAACCGACGGTTCCGTTCGATTTATTTCTGAAAACATTGACATGGATACGCTCAGACAATTATGTGTGCGCGATGATGGTAAAGTGATTGGAGAGTATTAA
- a CDS encoding circularly permuted type 2 ATP-grasp protein, producing MRLAPYQSGESFDEMFAPDGHPRPSGEKFVERLQTLSEGSLQQRQKTADLSLQNMGITFNVYGHEAGTEKVWPFDLLPRIIDAHEWKMVESGLRQRIHALNLFVDDLYNDCKIIKDGKIPEELILSSKTLRSQCKGYHPPQGVWCHITGVDLIRDRDGQIYVLEDNLRCPSGVSYVLENRELMKRTFSHVFQGMSVAPIEDYPEQLLKTLLDCAPEGVTDPTAVVLTPGIYNSAYFEHTFLAQQMGVELVQGSDLVVENGYVHMKTTRGLRRVDVIYRRIDDDFIDPKCFRPDSALGVDHLMDVCRAGRVTLANAPGTGVADDKAVYAYVPDIIKYYLGEEIILPNVPTHLCSDEKQRNHVLGNLDKLVVKPTNESGGYGILMGPQSSQAERDKCADAIRANPREWIAQPMLNLSTVPTLVEDELKPRHVDLRPFVLCGKDIYVMPGGLTRVALKEGSMVVNSSQGGGSKDTWILRNGNSIPEPHISRAAWEDKNA from the coding sequence ATGAGGCTAGCCCCCTATCAGTCTGGCGAAAGTTTTGATGAGATGTTCGCCCCCGACGGTCATCCAAGACCAAGTGGGGAAAAGTTTGTCGAGCGACTGCAAACGCTCTCCGAGGGTAGTTTGCAGCAACGGCAAAAAACAGCCGACCTCAGCCTGCAAAACATGGGAATCACCTTCAATGTTTACGGCCATGAGGCGGGAACCGAAAAAGTCTGGCCCTTCGACCTCTTGCCGCGGATCATTGACGCACATGAATGGAAAATGGTCGAAAGCGGACTGCGCCAGCGAATTCACGCTCTGAACCTGTTTGTTGATGATCTCTACAATGACTGCAAAATAATAAAAGATGGCAAAATCCCGGAAGAACTGATCCTTTCTTCCAAAACATTGCGTTCTCAATGCAAAGGATATCACCCCCCGCAGGGAGTCTGGTGCCATATCACCGGAGTGGACCTGATCCGCGATCGTGATGGCCAGATCTACGTTCTGGAAGATAACCTGCGTTGTCCTTCTGGCGTCTCATACGTCCTTGAAAATCGCGAGTTGATGAAACGAACATTTTCACACGTCTTTCAAGGCATGTCTGTCGCACCGATCGAAGATTATCCTGAACAACTCCTGAAAACACTACTGGACTGCGCACCGGAAGGAGTGACTGATCCGACCGCGGTCGTGCTCACACCAGGCATCTACAATTCGGCTTATTTTGAGCACACGTTTCTTGCTCAGCAAATGGGGGTTGAACTGGTTCAAGGTTCTGACCTGGTCGTCGAAAACGGCTACGTCCATATGAAAACCACACGGGGCTTGCGACGCGTCGATGTCATCTATCGTCGGATCGATGACGACTTTATTGACCCCAAATGTTTTCGCCCCGATTCTGCTTTGGGCGTGGATCATTTAATGGATGTATGCCGGGCAGGACGTGTAACTTTAGCGAATGCCCCTGGTACGGGAGTCGCTGATGATAAAGCAGTTTACGCCTATGTACCAGACATCATCAAATATTACCTCGGCGAAGAAATCATTCTGCCCAACGTTCCGACCCATCTGTGTTCTGATGAAAAGCAACGGAATCATGTGCTTGGAAATCTGGACAAGCTCGTTGTAAAACCAACGAATGAATCGGGGGGTTATGGAATTTTAATGGGCCCTCAGTCCTCTCAAGCAGAACGGGATAAGTGTGCCGATGCGATCCGCGCGAATCCGCGAGAGTGGATTGCCCAGCCGATGCTGAACCTCTCGACGGTCCCCACACTGGTTGAAGATGAACTCAAGCCACGACATGTTGATCTGCGTCCGTTCGTCCTCTGTGGAAAAGACATTTATGTGATGCCGGGCGGACTGACACGAGTTGCTTTAAAAGAGGGGTCCATGGTTGTCAACTCATCGCAAGGCGGTGGCAGTAAAGATACGTGGATCCTGCGAAACGGTAACTCGATCCCTGAGCCGCACATTTCACGAGCAGCCTGGGAGGATAAGAATGCTTAG
- a CDS encoding transglutaminase family protein: MIRIALNHKSIYQYDRSVELAPQVVRLRPAPHCRTPICSYSLRVTPEEHFVNWLQDPHSNHLARLIFPEKTRHLQVEIDLVAEMTVVNPFDFFLEPEAMEYPFQYEPNLAKDLQPFLAKIEPGPEFKALIDSIDRSEIKTIDFLVGLNQRLQEMIRYVIRMEHGVQSPEETLKLASGSCRDSAWLLVQLLRHLGLASRFVSGYLIQLKPDVESLDGPSGAAEDFTDLHAWTEVFLPGAGWIGLDPTSGLLAGEGHIPLACTPEPSNAAPISGSVGECEVEFRHEMSVTRVHEDARITKPYTEEEWQRIESVGHLVDEQLENNDVRLTMGGEPTFVSIDDMEGDEWKTAAVGPTKRRLSGNLIELLRQRFAPDGLIHYGQGKWYPGESLPRWAMTCMWRTDGQPIWKNVRLLADPDQDNGIKIKHAQLFAKQFAKRLSLNPENATLAYEDAMYYLWKERRLAVNADVLNSDLEDEEERIRLARVFEQGLDAPVGSLLPLMHQWWNAKPRWKTGHWPVRSENLFLIPGDSPMGLRLPLDSLPAPTSNDYSPVPVVPFEETEALPDYERLRQHTAFQRPAQKTNGRVQHQVLQRVGSGAVLEKPLEEEQTETEPPSDDSGIIRTAICFEPREGNLHIFMPPVDRLESYLELVTEIELTAEELDIPVILEGYLPPTDYRLKHIKVTPDPGVIEVNVQPAHNWQELVEITAGVYEDARHTRLGTEQFDLDGTHTGTGGGNHIVLGSHTPTDSPFLRRPDLLRSLIAYWHNHPSLSYFFSGRFIGPTSQAPRVDEGRRDATYELQIAFEQIPENGECPPWLVDRVFRHLLVDLTGNTHRAEFCIDKLYSPDSATGRLGLVEFRGFEMPPHWQMSLTQQLLLRALVARFWKKPYTPDLVDWNTSIHDRWLLPHFIHQDFEDVIEELFEEGFPLEANWFEPHYEFRFPFIGEVQNRGIHVELRTAIEPWYVLGEEPAGGATARFVDSSVQRLQVKVRGMSNGRHILLCNGRKIPLHSTGTEGEFVAGVRYRAWQPPSCLHPTIPVDEPLVFDILDTWVNRSVGGCTYHVGHPGGLNPGTFPVNAYEAEGRRAARFFKMGHTGGTKSIPADEKNPLFPMTLDLRRNRGIV, encoded by the coding sequence ATGATCCGCATTGCCTTAAATCATAAATCAATTTATCAGTATGACCGTAGCGTGGAACTGGCTCCACAAGTCGTCCGCCTGCGTCCTGCGCCACACTGTCGCACACCAATCTGCAGCTATTCGCTGCGTGTCACTCCGGAAGAGCATTTTGTCAATTGGCTGCAGGACCCGCACAGCAACCATCTGGCCCGGCTGATATTTCCCGAAAAAACACGCCATCTGCAAGTGGAAATTGATCTCGTCGCGGAAATGACCGTGGTCAATCCATTTGACTTCTTCCTCGAGCCGGAAGCGATGGAATATCCGTTTCAATACGAACCGAATCTGGCGAAAGACTTACAGCCATTTCTGGCCAAGATCGAACCAGGCCCGGAGTTCAAAGCCCTGATCGATTCAATCGACCGCTCCGAGATCAAAACCATTGATTTTCTGGTTGGTCTGAATCAACGTTTACAGGAAATGATCCGCTATGTGATTCGCATGGAACACGGAGTCCAGTCACCAGAAGAAACATTAAAACTGGCCAGCGGTTCGTGCCGCGACAGTGCCTGGCTGCTGGTACAACTCTTGCGACATCTGGGACTCGCTTCCCGATTCGTTTCCGGATACCTGATTCAGCTCAAACCCGACGTCGAGTCACTCGATGGCCCCTCAGGTGCCGCGGAAGACTTTACCGATTTACACGCCTGGACTGAAGTGTTTCTTCCTGGTGCCGGCTGGATCGGCCTCGACCCGACATCCGGTTTACTTGCTGGTGAAGGACATATCCCCCTGGCCTGTACCCCAGAACCCTCTAATGCGGCCCCCATCAGCGGAAGTGTCGGGGAATGCGAAGTCGAATTCCGACATGAAATGTCAGTGACCCGGGTTCATGAAGACGCCCGGATTACGAAACCCTATACAGAAGAAGAGTGGCAGCGGATTGAATCGGTTGGTCATCTGGTGGATGAGCAGTTAGAAAACAATGATGTCCGTTTAACAATGGGGGGAGAACCGACGTTCGTTTCCATCGATGACATGGAAGGCGATGAGTGGAAAACCGCCGCCGTTGGTCCGACCAAACGACGTCTATCGGGAAATCTGATTGAACTCCTGCGACAACGGTTTGCTCCGGACGGCCTGATTCATTATGGACAGGGAAAATGGTATCCCGGTGAATCATTGCCGCGTTGGGCCATGACATGCATGTGGAGAACAGACGGGCAACCAATCTGGAAAAATGTGCGACTGCTGGCCGACCCAGACCAGGACAATGGTATCAAGATCAAACATGCGCAACTTTTTGCAAAACAGTTTGCGAAGCGACTGAGCCTCAATCCTGAAAATGCGACACTCGCTTACGAAGATGCGATGTACTATTTATGGAAAGAACGACGCCTGGCCGTGAATGCCGACGTTTTGAATTCTGATCTTGAAGACGAAGAAGAACGAATTCGCCTGGCACGTGTCTTTGAGCAGGGACTGGATGCCCCCGTCGGTTCTCTGCTTCCGTTAATGCATCAATGGTGGAATGCCAAGCCGCGGTGGAAAACGGGCCATTGGCCGGTTCGATCTGAGAATCTGTTTTTGATTCCCGGTGACTCTCCCATGGGACTTCGACTGCCACTGGATTCTCTCCCCGCTCCCACTTCCAATGACTATTCTCCCGTGCCGGTAGTTCCCTTTGAAGAAACGGAAGCGCTGCCGGATTATGAGAGATTACGTCAGCACACCGCCTTTCAACGTCCCGCACAAAAGACAAACGGTCGTGTGCAACATCAGGTTCTCCAGCGAGTCGGCTCTGGGGCTGTTCTTGAGAAACCGCTTGAGGAAGAGCAAACTGAAACAGAGCCTCCCTCCGATGATTCCGGGATCATTCGCACCGCAATCTGCTTTGAACCGCGAGAAGGCAACCTGCATATTTTCATGCCTCCTGTAGATCGACTCGAAAGTTATCTCGAACTGGTCACAGAGATCGAGTTAACCGCAGAAGAACTGGATATTCCCGTCATTCTGGAAGGCTACCTTCCGCCGACCGATTACCGACTCAAACACATCAAAGTCACCCCCGATCCGGGTGTGATTGAAGTCAACGTGCAACCGGCTCATAACTGGCAGGAACTGGTTGAAATCACAGCCGGGGTCTACGAAGACGCACGACATACGCGTCTGGGAACCGAACAATTTGATCTGGACGGCACCCACACGGGCACCGGTGGTGGAAATCATATTGTGTTGGGCTCTCACACACCGACCGACAGTCCTTTCTTACGACGCCCGGACCTGCTGCGAAGTCTGATTGCCTACTGGCATAACCACCCTTCACTCTCGTATTTCTTTTCTGGACGGTTTATTGGACCGACCAGTCAGGCGCCACGCGTTGATGAAGGCCGACGCGATGCGACATACGAGTTGCAGATTGCGTTTGAACAGATTCCTGAAAATGGCGAATGCCCCCCCTGGCTGGTGGATCGTGTATTCCGGCATCTGCTGGTTGACCTGACGGGCAATACGCACCGTGCAGAATTCTGTATTGATAAGCTGTATTCTCCGGACAGTGCTACGGGCCGATTGGGGCTGGTGGAATTTCGCGGATTCGAGATGCCACCGCACTGGCAGATGAGTTTGACGCAGCAACTGCTGCTTCGCGCACTGGTCGCCCGCTTCTGGAAAAAACCGTATACACCGGATCTGGTCGATTGGAATACTTCGATTCATGATCGCTGGTTATTGCCGCACTTTATCCACCAGGATTTTGAAGACGTCATCGAAGAATTGTTTGAGGAAGGTTTTCCACTGGAAGCCAACTGGTTTGAACCTCACTATGAATTTCGATTTCCGTTCATTGGAGAAGTCCAAAATCGCGGGATTCATGTGGAACTGAGAACTGCCATCGAACCCTGGTACGTCTTGGGAGAAGAACCCGCAGGAGGTGCGACGGCACGCTTTGTTGATTCTTCGGTTCAACGTTTACAGGTAAAAGTGCGCGGGATGTCGAACGGACGTCATATCCTGTTATGTAACGGTCGAAAAATCCCGCTGCATTCCACAGGCACAGAAGGGGAATTTGTCGCCGGGGTGCGGTATCGTGCCTGGCAGCCCCCCAGTTGTCTGCACCCTACTATTCCGGTCGACGAACCACTGGTCTTTGATATACTGGACACCTGGGTGAACCGCTCAGTCGGAGGCTGTACTTACCATGTCGGCCATCCGGGCGGACTCAATCCCGGAACATTTCCTGTGAACGCTTATGAAGCAGAAGGTCGCCGTGCAGCCCGCTTTTTCAAGATGGGACACACGGGAGGCACGAAATCAATCCCTGCAGATGAGAAAAACCCTCTGTTTCCGATGACACTTGACCTTCGCCGGAACCGAGGCATCGTATAA
- a CDS encoding transglutaminase family protein, whose product MKYKITHTTKYAYSQAVPVCHNLVHLAPRELPHQKCHEFKLLIHPDPFSITNRKDYFGNDVSYFSIDQPHLGLTVTATSHVVVSPIPKVPENETPPWESIVTQLEKDRSPETLDAYQFVFNSAGVKLFPGLLDYVKVSFVKDRPILAAVTDLTARIYQDFKYDPRATTVHTEINEVFEQRHGVCQDFAHFQIGCLRSLGLAARYVSGYLRTEPPPGKPRLVGADASHAWLSVYCGEKAGWIDLDPTNNVPASTDHVTVAWGRDYYDVCPIQGTIVGGGEHRMNVSVDVAPEEVSSTQKQN is encoded by the coding sequence ATGAAATATAAAATCACACACACCACAAAGTATGCCTACTCTCAAGCGGTGCCGGTCTGCCATAACCTGGTACATCTGGCCCCGCGTGAATTGCCGCATCAGAAGTGCCATGAGTTTAAGCTGCTGATTCACCCGGACCCTTTCAGTATTACAAATCGCAAAGATTATTTCGGCAACGATGTCTCTTATTTTTCGATCGATCAACCCCACTTGGGGCTGACCGTGACGGCGACGAGCCATGTTGTGGTTTCCCCCATTCCCAAAGTACCAGAAAATGAAACACCCCCGTGGGAGTCGATCGTCACTCAACTGGAAAAAGACCGATCTCCGGAAACACTCGACGCGTATCAGTTCGTTTTCAATTCTGCGGGCGTAAAACTATTCCCCGGCCTACTGGATTATGTGAAGGTTTCATTCGTGAAGGATCGCCCGATCCTAGCGGCAGTGACTGATCTCACCGCTCGCATTTATCAAGACTTCAAATATGATCCGCGTGCGACCACCGTGCATACCGAAATCAATGAAGTTTTTGAACAGCGTCATGGTGTCTGCCAGGACTTTGCCCATTTCCAGATTGGTTGCCTGCGTTCACTGGGTCTGGCAGCTCGTTATGTGAGTGGCTATTTAAGAACAGAACCGCCGCCGGGCAAACCGCGTCTTGTAGGAGCCGATGCGTCACACGCGTGGCTCTCGGTATACTGTGGTGAAAAAGCAGGCTGGATTGATCTCGACCCGACGAATAATGTACCCGCCTCAACCGACCATGTTACCGTCGCCTGGGGGCGAGATTATTATGATGTCTGTCCAATCCAGGGAACGATTGTCGGGGGTGGCGAACATCGCATGAACGTTTCAGTCGATGTCGCTCCGGAAGAAGTTTCTTCGACTCAGAAACAGAATTGA